One Campylobacter concisus DNA segment encodes these proteins:
- the gltX gene encoding glutamate--tRNA ligase — MYRFAPSPTGDMHIGNLRAAIFNYICSLQDKSGFILRIEDTDKERNIEGKEKDILEILSKFGIKPEQIYIQSENLKFHRQLASKLLIDKKAFACFCTEEELEAKKQKAKEQGVAYRYDGTCERLSDAEVLNCEKPFVIRMKKPTRTMSFTDAIKGELSFEPDAVDSFVIMRADKTPTYNFACAVDDMLEGVTFVIRGEDHVSNTPKQDLIREGLGYTGKMNYAHLPILLNIEGKKMSKRENESSVKWLFEQGFLPEAIANYLILLGNKTPTEIFTIEDAVKWFDITKISRSPARFDVKKLEQINREHIKLASKERIKEIFGVDESKVELVKFYTQESSLVPEIKAKVEAIYSPKIAPDEYKNEFEIIKKAALNLKPCETFDEFKKELMSATNLKGKNFFMPLRALLTNDLHGPELSELYPLIKDDLAKILI, encoded by the coding sequence ATGTATCGTTTTGCACCCTCTCCAACAGGAGATATGCACATAGGAAATTTACGTGCTGCTATTTTCAACTATATTTGTTCTTTGCAAGATAAAAGTGGTTTTATTTTACGCATAGAAGATACCGACAAAGAGCGAAATATCGAGGGAAAAGAGAAAGATATCTTAGAAATTTTGAGCAAATTTGGCATAAAACCAGAGCAAATTTACATCCAAAGTGAAAATTTAAAATTCCACAGACAGCTTGCATCAAAGCTTCTCATCGATAAAAAGGCCTTTGCTTGCTTTTGCACCGAAGAAGAGCTTGAGGCAAAAAAGCAAAAAGCAAAAGAGCAAGGCGTGGCATATAGATATGACGGCACCTGCGAGAGGCTAAGCGACGCTGAAGTTTTAAACTGCGAGAAGCCATTTGTCATCCGCATGAAAAAACCAACACGCACGATGAGCTTTACAGATGCGATCAAAGGCGAGCTAAGCTTCGAGCCAGACGCAGTTGATAGCTTTGTCATCATGAGAGCAGACAAAACTCCGACTTACAACTTCGCCTGCGCGGTTGATGATATGCTTGAGGGCGTGACCTTTGTCATACGCGGCGAGGATCACGTGAGCAACACTCCAAAGCAAGACCTCATACGCGAGGGCCTTGGCTACACTGGCAAGATGAACTACGCACATTTACCTATCCTTTTAAATATAGAGGGTAAAAAAATGAGCAAACGCGAGAACGAATCAAGCGTAAAATGGCTCTTTGAGCAGGGATTTTTACCTGAGGCGATCGCAAACTACTTGATACTTCTTGGCAACAAAACTCCAACTGAAATTTTTACGATAGAAGATGCAGTAAAGTGGTTTGATATAACCAAAATTTCACGCTCACCTGCTAGATTTGACGTGAAAAAGCTTGAGCAGATAAATAGAGAACACATCAAGCTTGCTTCAAAAGAGCGCATAAAAGAGATCTTTGGCGTAGATGAGAGCAAGGTTGAGCTAGTTAAATTTTACACTCAAGAAAGCTCACTAGTACCTGAGATAAAGGCAAAAGTAGAGGCTATATACTCACCGAAAATAGCTCCAGATGAGTATAAAAACGAATTTGAGATCATAAAAAAAGCAGCTCTAAATTTAAAACCGTGCGAAACATTTGATGAGTTTAAAAAAGAGCTTATGAGCGCTACAAATTTAAAAGGCAAAAACTTTTTCATGCCGCTACGTGCGCTACTTACAAACGACCTTCACGGCCCTGAGCTAAGCGAGCTCTATCCGCTCATTAAAGATGATCTAGCAAAAATTTTAATCTAG